CCGTGTGACATTCACATATATACCATAAGGTTTGAAAGTTTTTAAATAAGGGGAGACTTAGTTCTCCCTTTTTTTATGCACTTTTGTTTAGAACAAGTGAAATGACTTCAAAATATTTTTCTGCACAAGAGAAAATAAAATGATAACAAAAGGAGACAAAAAAATTATACGCGCCTGGACATTTTATGACTGGGCTAACTCTGTTTATCCTCTGGTAATTACAACCGCTATTTTTCCTATTTTTTATGAAACGATTACAGGCGCCGGCCCATTGGGAATAGGTAAAGGACCAAACAGTGATCTCGTAACATTTTTCGGTGCAGAAATAAAAAATTCTGTATTGTATTCATTTGTAGTTGCTGCTTCTCTTCTTGTTGTTTGCATATTATCTCCACTTCTTTCTGGCATTGCTGATTTTTCAGGTAGTAAAAAAAGATTTCTTCAATTTTTTTGTTTGCTTGGATCAGTTGCTTGCGGCACATTGTACTTTTTTAATGCAAATCATTTGGAGTTGAGCATGCTTTCTGTATTTTTTGCAAGCATCGGTTTCTACAACAGCTTAGTTTTTTATAATGCATACTTACCTGATATTGCAGAACCGGCAGACCATGACCGCATTAGTGCACGCGGTTTCTCCATGGGTTATTTTGGAAGTGCAATTCTTCTGATTGCATGTCTTGTTTTATTAAGAGTATTTGAAATAATTAAACCTGCTGACTGCTTTTGGATCACCGGTATCTGGTGGTTAGGCTTTGCGCAACTAACATTTTTGAAATTACCGGCACCATCTCAAAAAGCTAAAATTACTGGAAAAATTTTAGGCAATGGATTTCGTGAATTGCTCAAGGTTGGTCATTTTGTGCGAAAAACTAGTCGCCTAAAAAGATTTCTTGTTTCATTTTTTCTGTTCAGCATGGGAGTTCAAACACTCATGTTAATGGCGGTTCTTTTTGCAAAAAAAGAAGTTTTTAAAGATGGCGATACCTCAGGACTAATTATTGCAGTTCTTCTCATTCAGTTCATTGCTATTCCGGGTGCATTGGTATTTAGCAAGGCTTCATCAAAATTTGGAAATCTCACTACCCTAGGAATTGCATTGGTCATTTGGGTTTTCTGTTGCACCTTTGCTTACTTTTTTGTTTATGATACTTTCAATTTTTACATTCTTGCATCTATTGTGGGATTTGTAATGGGCGGCACACAATCATTGTCAAGATCAACCTATTCAAAATTTTTACCTGAAACAGAAGACACCGCATCGTTCTTCTCATTTTATGATATCACCGAAAAAATGGGGATGGTTTTTGGTATGGTAATATTTGGATATGTTGAGGCAAGTTCAGGGGACATGCGCATGTCGGTACTTGCCCTTATCACATTTTTTGTGATGGGATTTATTGCACTGCTCTTTGTTCCCAAATTAGAAAATAAATCATTTGAAGAAACTCAAAAACATTAAATCCAACATATTTCAAGCGGTAAATAATATTGCCAGAATCAATACTTTTATTAAACCGTAAATCAACTTCGTCGCATCCATAACACCTCGTATTAAGTTCAACACTATGACCTGAACTTGTGGCGAAGGTTTAAAAATCAAATCAGCGATTTCTTATTCTGCGCAACAGCCAGATACTTCCTATAATCAGTAAGGCAAAGGTCGTGCCATACCAAAAATATCTTGAGAGAAAAGTATTTTTAATATAAAGAGGAATCAACCGGTAATTGAAGGGCTCTTCAGCCGAAGTTTGTTTCCAAAATGAAAGATCGTATGAAGAAAGATCATTCACATTTTGCATAGTAAGTGACTTGGTCTCAAAGCGCACCCCATCTTCACTCACATGAACCAAAAGTAGTGCATCACGCAACATAGCCCTGATTGCCGTTGCAATATAGGTAATGTCAGATTTCTGATCTTCAAAATAAAAAAATGAAGCCGGTGCATCACCTAAAGAACCGGCAAACCAATATACCTTAGTTGATGAGCTGATAGATAGTAAAAGAGGAAGTACTTCATCAGCAAAATTTGTCTTTGTTATAGATTGTGTGTTGTCTGCAAATAATCCTTCCATTTCAGGATAGTGATCTTTCCAAATAGTTCTATGAGCGTAGAAAAAAACTTCACGATACTTATTCTCCTTAATTTCTTCACATGTCGTTCTCAAAAATTCTAATTGTTCATCTGAAATATCACCGTCATTCAATTCAGTATCTAATATTACATGTAGCGAATTTTCAATTTGAAATTTATAGAACGTCTCACCGTAATTTTGCTGATAAATATTATCAGTCAAATCATGGTTTCCAACGGCATTATACAAAGGTATTTGAAGTGTTTTAAAAAGAGACATTTCATACTTTGGAATATCGTTTTTGATATCCATAAATAAATCACCAAGGCAAACCATAAAATCAGCATTTGATTCATGATTTATCCAGGATATATTTGCAAGGAGCGTATTTGCCGGATACCCGGATTTATTTGTTCCGTCACCATAAAAATGACCACTGACAATGAAGGTATAATTCCCGGTTGAATCAATAGAAGGGCTAAGCTTATTGAAAGGGGACACCTTGTTGCTAAAACACAACATGCTTTGCAAAAAGATACAGCATACTATGCACATCCATTTTATCATGGTCTCTTTTCAAGGATTGAAATATTACTCACTTCACTTCTGTATAGCAGGTATGTTGACTCACCCGGCAAATTATTTTTATCGTCAAGCAGAAAACCGATTCTTGCAGCAGATACAACACCACCCATCAAGGTCATATCAGAAGCATGATTCAGTACACCAATATAATCCTTACCTGAAAAATTTGAATTCCATGATCTCAAACTTGATGAATAATTTAACACAGCGCACACTGAAAAATTGGAGATATCACACCCAATTAAATCAATATCTGAGCCATTGGATTCTATGAATTGGTTACCGTTTTTAAAAAATGACTTACGCAATCTCACTAATGATTGTTCAAAATAGCCAAGCGAAGCCACTTTGCCACCTCCGCACTCATCAAAGTGTATTACAGATAATTTAGTTGACATGAAATTATTTTGCACATCACCAAAACTGCATTGCGTAAAATAAATTTCCGCCTCCGTTGCACTCAAGAAATTTTCTACTTCAAAAAATGAAACATTTGAGCAGATTAAATCACCATCCTGCAATAAAATTTTTGGCTTGGAATTTTTATCTTTTGGATTGATGGCTTCTGATGCATTTACCTCAATATTGCCGTCTTCTTCACTACTGCCTCTGAACTCAATTCTACCAGACGAAACAATACTCCCCTGCTCACCAAAATTCACTCTCTGCCCGGGAAAAAAAACTAATACATCTTGCGAATCTGCAAAAACCAGAGTTTGATCAATACTGATTTCCTCTGTATTAAAAAACCAGATAGAATCATGAAAATTTATTAATTCCGGATGTTGAATCATTGATGTTTGATCCAAATTACTTTCTGTATGATTGTTCACCTCTTCATCAAACTTCTTGGATGCGGGTAAGTCAGATACTTCTGTTTCAAAAATCCAACTGCTACCCGGAATTCTAGCTTTTAACACCAGGTTTTTTAATTTCAAATCAGGATGATTGAATGAGATATAAAAATAATGTGCGTAGGTATTTCTCGCCTTGGCAGGTAAAATAAAGGGTTGTGCGATTTGAATTTCATGTTTACCATTCACTACCAGAGAGAGAATTTCAATTGGAAAATCACTCACCGGACTAAGTTGAATTGCAATAGCAGAATCAGTTTTGGTTTCAATAAAAGCATGAAAAGGTTTTGGCAATTGCAAATTCTGTCTGATCAAATCTATATTTTCAAAATACGGAACGAAGGAGAATTTTTTGTAAGGATATTCCTTGGCGATAATTCCATTTTTTTGATCAAGTTCAGCTTGAATACTGACGATAAAATTGTTGAAATATTTTTCATCTGCGATTCGCTCCAACTCTTTTATATAGGCTTCAAAAAATAGTGGATCAGCAAACAACTGATCGTGATAATTGAAGCCGGGAGCGTCGTATACATCAGGGATACGCTGCCCACAAACTGATTCCGTTTTTCTAACAGAGAAACTTTCATAACCCACCGGTTCAATTTTGTCCGTTTTTGAATTGTAGAAAAATTTAACATCACTCCAATCAAGCGAATGATGTCCTCCCACCAAATCAATAATAGCATGAAATCGTGCCATCAAGGTAATGTCAAACACGTCAGATGTTTTCTTTTCACCTCTTCTGAATGCCTCAAGCAATGCTGCACCACGCATATAGGTATTGAGTAAAACAGAATCATCTTCTACCGTACCTTTCTCATAAGGTTCAACAAAAGATGAGCTATAATTAGAATATTGTTCATTGAGATAAGTGCCTTGTAATTCATCAATTCTCCATTCCCAATAAAGATTCGGATTCCATCTTAAAATTGCTCCCGAAGGACGATCATTATGATCAAGCACATGTTGCCCGAAGTGTTCTTCAATGGCGTAGATACCCAAATCTTTATCATTGAGCTGTAGATGGATAAAATCATAGTTCAGGTGAATGATTCCTTCTTGTTTGAGTAATTGATGATATACCCATTCGTAAGCGTAATTTCTGGTTCCGGGTTCTTGCAACGAAAAACGACGCATACCTAGCACTGGTTTTTTATCTGTTTTCACGCGGAAAGACCATTTATCCCCTTCAAGGTGATCGGTCATATGACCTTTTAATCTTAATTCGGCTTTAACAGTATCGCCATTTTGAATGATTTTACATGGCACGTAATTATCTTCACCATCGTTGATTTGTATACCCCGTTCAATTGCTTTATCTCGTCTCTTTTTCAGAAAATCATAGTCATCATCACTGAGTAAAATTTTCATTTCCACCGGCTCAACTTTAGAAGCAAGATTTTTATTGTGACGATAAACAGTAATAAAATCACCCAAGCCATCAAATCCATAACTCTGCACAAATTTATGCGCCACAAAGGCAGCCACGCAAGCCAGTAAGAGGATTGCGATGATTAGGCGTTTAAGGAGTTTAGATTTATTGATCATGCCATTGCCATATTATTTTGTTCTACTGGTTGTACCTCTTTCACACAGTCTCTAAGTTTGCTTTCAAAAATAGTGAGAATGGTAAGAAATAATAATGTGAATGGATTCAAGGAAGCAACCATCCATGATTCATAAGAGACGTTGAAAAAAATCGAAGTTGCAAAAGCAATGACAACATAAGAAAATTTCATGCGACTGAATACGATACCTATGAATGAAATGAAATACAACACTACACCAATGATACCAGAATCAAACCACATTGATAGATAAGAATTGTGTACGCCGCCGTTGTGACCTAACTTTTCAAGCCAATAATAATTTGGGCGCATCACATTTTCATCGTGGCCAAAGCCACCGCCAATAAAAAAGTTATGTTGAACAATTTCACCATAAGCAAACATCCATGCAATTTTACGACCTGACCCTTCTTCTATCGTATCCACCCTGAAATAATCTTGCAAATTGAAGAACTCAATTGTATTCAGAAAAAAGTCAAAGAAAACTTCTTCTAATGAAATGAATGTGAGAATAAAAATGATACCTACAAACCAATTAATTTTAACTGCGCGATAAACAATATAGAAAAGCAAAATACTCATCATACCATTTCGCGTACCACACCAAAAGAGAGAAAAAAGTAAAATAAAAATGATGTAAACTCGTTCTTTTCTGGTGAAAACAGCTAGTTTAAATTCTTCAATAATTACCCAAAGTATAAAGGTTAAGTATAGAAAAATTCCAAGTCCATTTGGATTACCCAGTACTCCCTTAAAACGACCATCAGACATCAAACCGATTTGAGGAGCGGCAAATCCCAAAACAACTCCAATAGTCAACATACCAATGATGAAAGTCAAAAAAGCTGTCCAGAAATATTCACCTTCATCACGGTGTAATTTTGCTACATATACCGGAATGGTAAAATACATTAGCAAATAGGAAATTGTTTTTTGAATACCCACATCAATTTTGAGAGAATAGTTGAGACTGTAGATCACCACTAAGAAGAAAGGAATGAAGTATAAAAATATCCGAGGAATAGGTGCAAAACTTCTCCAATCACGTAAGTAAAATAGAAACAAAATTAACGGAACCAATGCTTTGAGATCTTTTGCGAATTGCAGGTCATCATAGGTAGCATCTTTTACCGGAACATAATCTGACAACATGAGCAACCACAATGAAGTGATCAACAATTCAAAATAGCGTTTCCTTATTCCAAATAACAGCATGAATATTGGAAACATTGGATAAATAATAGGACCACCCCACACGCCGGATACATACATGATGGCAAGAATCATGATAAACTGAAAATGCTGTTTGTAGGCTATTATCATAGTAATTCAGCAACTTGTTTCAGGTAAACCTCACCCCTCTTCAAAAGAAAATTTAAATTTTTCTCACAATTATTTTCCCATTCTTCAACATGTTGAATCATTCTCCATCTTCTGCAATGTCTATCCATTTCATTTGCGTAAAGTGATTGCATGATTGCATAGGTTGATTGAATATATTCTGAATTGAAAATTGTTTGAATTTTATTCTCACAATTTTGCTTGAAGCTTTTATTAAAATCAGGTTGTTTAATCAGAAAATTAAATAAATCTGAAATTGCACCTGAAGTGTTTTTCAATTTATCAAAAAGATTGGATTCTACTGCGCCATCTCCTAAATAGGCAAGCCCATAATCAAGATCGTTCAAAATCCATTTCCACTTTTTTTCACCGGCTTTGTACCACATGCAGTTATTATATGGCCAATCAGAATTTGCATAAAATGTTTCAAAGAATATATAATCGCTGAATGAATTCAAATCTATCTGTTCTGAAAGTTCATTATAAAGTTCATCATGCCGGTTAAATCCATTCTGATTAATTTTTTCAATCAGCATTTTAAAATCTTCATGAACTGCCTCATCACCATCTTTCAATTGAATTGAACCACCTTCTAAAATAGTCACCTCTTCAGGTTTCACATCTTCTTTTTCTGCAATCAAAAATTCATCAATGCGCTCACGCATATTATAAATTCCCCAGTAATTGCCATTCAAATAAACTACTACCGGTATTCCTTGTTGCGTAGTCAAGTTTGACTCTGCTGCAAATTTCTGCATTAACAAATCGGCAAACAAGGTTTTATTGTTGTCATTTCCGCTGTTGCGCAACGTTAGGGATGAATATTTTTTAACGCCGTATTTACCAAAAAAGGGATATTCAAAAATCGCTGAACCGTCAGTGCGTGTGGCAATCAATTGCATTGATTTTTGCGGAAATCCACGGGTGGCATTACCACTTATTTTCATGGAACCATTTTGCTCAAACACAAGCGAACCCTGATTGAAATATTGTATTGTTGCATCACGTTCCCACGCATTTCCTCTATTTTGAAAATTTGCCGACCTATTCCACCAATTAACATAAAACCCTTCTTCATTCCAAGCTGATTGACCAAAAACAAAAATCCCCTTTTCATCACTAAACAAATCATCATGCCTTGATGAGAGACAAATAACCGGCATGTCATGTGCTGTAACATCAAAATAAGATAAAACCTTTTCGTTTGTGGCAACTTTTTTATCCGTTGATTCAGCTTTCAAGACAATACTTAATGCTTGAGGAAAATCACCGGTAGCTCGCTTCCAATGATAAGAAGTTGGCAAGAGTAAATTGTCTTTATTTTTCAATTTTTTAAAATCAATTACCTGATCTGCCTTCACAAAATGATCACCCCCATCAAGAGAATAATACATTACCATTCCGGGATGCAAATTCCAAATTGAAGCTTCAGTATCAAATTGCCCTTGTTGTGGAATATCAACAATATTTTCTAAAGCCACATATCGGATAATACTTGGTTTTTGATTCTCACCGAGCCCAATCACTTTAGTGCCAAATGCAAGAAATAGAAATGCATTACACAAAACCAGAAAAACAAAAAATATGTCAATTCTGAATCGCACGATACTACTTTGTTTTAATCGGCATGAAAACAATGATTAAGCAAA
This genomic stretch from Crocinitomicaceae bacterium harbors:
- a CDS encoding CotH kinase family protein: MINKSKLLKRLIIAILLLACVAAFVAHKFVQSYGFDGLGDFITVYRHNKNLASKVEPVEMKILLSDDDYDFLKKRRDKAIERGIQINDGEDNYVPCKIIQNGDTVKAELRLKGHMTDHLEGDKWSFRVKTDKKPVLGMRRFSLQEPGTRNYAYEWVYHQLLKQEGIIHLNYDFIHLQLNDKDLGIYAIEEHFGQHVLDHNDRPSGAILRWNPNLYWEWRIDELQGTYLNEQYSNYSSSFVEPYEKGTVEDDSVLLNTYMRGAALLEAFRRGEKKTSDVFDITLMARFHAIIDLVGGHHSLDWSDVKFFYNSKTDKIEPVGYESFSVRKTESVCGQRIPDVYDAPGFNYHDQLFADPLFFEAYIKELERIADEKYFNNFIVSIQAELDQKNGIIAKEYPYKKFSFVPYFENIDLIRQNLQLPKPFHAFIETKTDSAIAIQLSPVSDFPIEILSLVVNGKHEIQIAQPFILPAKARNTYAHYFYISFNHPDLKLKNLVLKARIPGSSWIFETEVSDLPASKKFDEEVNNHTESNLDQTSMIQHPELINFHDSIWFFNTEEISIDQTLVFADSQDVLVFFPGQRVNFGEQGSIVSSGRIEFRGSSEEDGNIEVNASEAINPKDKNSKPKILLQDGDLICSNVSFFEVENFLSATEAEIYFTQCSFGDVQNNFMSTKLSVIHFDECGGGKVASLGYFEQSLVRLRKSFFKNGNQFIESNGSDIDLIGCDISNFSVCAVLNYSSSLRSWNSNFSGKDYIGVLNHASDMTLMGGVVSAARIGFLLDDKNNLPGESTYLLYRSEVSNISILEKRP
- a CDS encoding metallophosphoesterase — its product is MLCFSNKVSPFNKLSPSIDSTGNYTFIVSGHFYGDGTNKSGYPANTLLANISWINHESNADFMVCLGDLFMDIKNDIPKYEMSLFKTLQIPLYNAVGNHDLTDNIYQQNYGETFYKFQIENSLHVILDTELNDGDISDEQLEFLRTTCEEIKENKYREVFFYAHRTIWKDHYPEMEGLFADNTQSITKTNFADEVLPLLLSISSSTKVYWFAGSLGDAPASFFYFEDQKSDITYIATAIRAMLRDALLLVHVSEDGVRFETKSLTMQNVNDLSSYDLSFWKQTSAEEPFNYRLIPLYIKNTFLSRYFWYGTTFALLIIGSIWLLRRIRNR
- a CDS encoding CotH kinase family protein — encoded protein: MRFRIDIFFVFLVLCNAFLFLAFGTKVIGLGENQKPSIIRYVALENIVDIPQQGQFDTEASIWNLHPGMVMYYSLDGGDHFVKADQVIDFKKLKNKDNLLLPTSYHWKRATGDFPQALSIVLKAESTDKKVATNEKVLSYFDVTAHDMPVICLSSRHDDLFSDEKGIFVFGQSAWNEEGFYVNWWNRSANFQNRGNAWERDATIQYFNQGSLVFEQNGSMKISGNATRGFPQKSMQLIATRTDGSAIFEYPFFGKYGVKKYSSLTLRNSGNDNNKTLFADLLMQKFAAESNLTTQQGIPVVVYLNGNYWGIYNMRERIDEFLIAEKEDVKPEEVTILEGGSIQLKDGDEAVHEDFKMLIEKINQNGFNRHDELYNELSEQIDLNSFSDYIFFETFYANSDWPYNNCMWYKAGEKKWKWILNDLDYGLAYLGDGAVESNLFDKLKNTSGAISDLFNFLIKQPDFNKSFKQNCENKIQTIFNSEYIQSTYAIMQSLYANEMDRHCRRWRMIQHVEEWENNCEKNLNFLLKRGEVYLKQVAELL
- a CDS encoding MFS transporter, which gives rise to MITKGDKKIIRAWTFYDWANSVYPLVITTAIFPIFYETITGAGPLGIGKGPNSDLVTFFGAEIKNSVLYSFVVAASLLVVCILSPLLSGIADFSGSKKRFLQFFCLLGSVACGTLYFFNANHLELSMLSVFFASIGFYNSLVFYNAYLPDIAEPADHDRISARGFSMGYFGSAILLIACLVLLRVFEIIKPADCFWITGIWWLGFAQLTFLKLPAPSQKAKITGKILGNGFRELLKVGHFVRKTSRLKRFLVSFFLFSMGVQTLMLMAVLFAKKEVFKDGDTSGLIIAVLLIQFIAIPGALVFSKASSKFGNLTTLGIALVIWVFCCTFAYFFVYDTFNFYILASIVGFVMGGTQSLSRSTYSKFLPETEDTASFFSFYDITEKMGMVFGMVIFGYVEASSGDMRMSVLALITFFVMGFIALLFVPKLENKSFEETQKH
- a CDS encoding O-antigen ligase family protein codes for the protein MIIAYKQHFQFIMILAIMYVSGVWGGPIIYPMFPIFMLLFGIRKRYFELLITSLWLLMLSDYVPVKDATYDDLQFAKDLKALVPLILFLFYLRDWRSFAPIPRIFLYFIPFFLVVIYSLNYSLKIDVGIQKTISYLLMYFTIPVYVAKLHRDEGEYFWTAFLTFIIGMLTIGVVLGFAAPQIGLMSDGRFKGVLGNPNGLGIFLYLTFILWVIIEEFKLAVFTRKERVYIIFILLFSLFWCGTRNGMMSILLFYIVYRAVKINWFVGIIFILTFISLEEVFFDFFLNTIEFFNLQDYFRVDTIEEGSGRKIAWMFAYGEIVQHNFFIGGGFGHDENVMRPNYYWLEKLGHNGGVHNSYLSMWFDSGIIGVVLYFISFIGIVFSRMKFSYVVIAFATSIFFNVSYESWMVASLNPFTLLFLTILTIFESKLRDCVKEVQPVEQNNMAMA